One genomic window of Candidatus Nitrosopumilus sediminis includes the following:
- a CDS encoding HIT family protein, translating to MDCIFCKIVSGEIKSKFLKETEYSVSFLDAFPLAAGHVLVIPKKHHQKIQDMSTQENADLFSLVHKIISNVDKITGSTLVAIHNGKDAGQEIPHVHVHLVPRSNDDSAGAIHSMFNSKVNLSESEMNELYNKLKI from the coding sequence ATGGATTGTATATTTTGTAAAATTGTTTCTGGTGAAATTAAATCTAAATTTTTAAAAGAGACTGAATACTCTGTATCTTTTCTTGATGCATTTCCTCTTGCAGCTGGACATGTGCTTGTTATTCCAAAAAAACATCATCAAAAAATTCAAGATATGAGCACTCAAGAAAATGCCGACTTATTTTCGCTAGTTCATAAAATTATATCCAATGTGGATAAAATTACTGGTTCTACATTAGTTGCAATACATAATGGCAAAGATGCTGGTCAGGAAATCCCTCATGTTCATGTACATTTAGTTCCACGCAGCAATGATGATTCTGCTGGAGCAATTCATAGTATGTTTAATTCAAAAGTAAATTTATCTGAATCTGAAATGAATGAGCTATACAACAAGCTAAAAATCTAA
- a CDS encoding NADPH-dependent FMN reductase, giving the protein MKPKILAFAGSTRTDSFNKKLIRIAVSGASDAGADVTTIDLRDFQMPLYDGDLEQNEGLPQNVQKLKELMLSHQGFLISAPEYNSSITGVLKNTIDWTSRQSENETPLACYKGKVAGIMSASPGGLGGLRGLVHVRAILENMGVLVIPEQIAVSAAHEAFDVDNLLKDKKQEEKVKKIGANLTKILAKLSN; this is encoded by the coding sequence ATGAAACCAAAAATTCTTGCGTTTGCTGGAAGCACTAGGACTGATTCATTTAACAAAAAACTAATCCGGATTGCTGTATCAGGTGCATCAGATGCTGGTGCAGATGTTACAACAATCGATCTACGTGATTTTCAGATGCCACTTTATGATGGAGACTTGGAACAAAATGAGGGTCTTCCTCAAAACGTACAAAAACTAAAGGAATTGATGTTATCACATCAAGGCTTTCTAATTTCTGCACCAGAGTACAATAGCTCCATAACAGGAGTGCTAAAAAACACCATAGACTGGACGTCTCGTCAATCTGAAAATGAAACTCCTTTAGCTTGTTACAAAGGAAAGGTTGCAGGAATAATGAGTGCGTCACCTGGTGGATTAGGAGGACTTAGAGGATTGGTACATGTTCGTGCCATTCTTGAAAATATGGGGGTACTGGTTATCCCAGAACAGATTGCTGTTTCTGCAGCCCATGAAGCTTTTGATGTTGATAATTTACTTAAAGACAAAAAACAAGAAGAAAAAGTAAAAAAAATTGGTGCCAATCTTACAAAAATATTGGCAAAATTATCCAATTAA